Proteins from a single region of Segatella copri:
- a CDS encoding helix-turn-helix transcriptional regulator, producing the protein MAINQLNKYVWLVETIHRAKKRGGITLKEIQSRWLDSDLSEGTELSRRTFINNIHSIEELFEINIECGNGYRYNIEYGDCFEEGSTRSWMLNAFSLHAMVGNSRKLKERVLLEDMPSGRNFLEDIIKAMRDNHVIFISYYSYNSEKYYEFDIHPYFVKAFKKRWYVVAYSPGTNDIRCYALDRMENVIISDKVFKMPKKLEPAEYFKDCFGIINNEDSEVQKVVLKVDAFQSNYIRNLPLHESQKEMKRTDEYSIFEYHLKPEFDFEQEIFSNMDTMEVLEPQWLREEVSERLRNLAKKYKIWPSS; encoded by the coding sequence ATGGCAATCAACCAATTAAACAAATATGTCTGGCTCGTGGAAACCATCCACCGGGCAAAGAAAAGGGGCGGCATCACCCTGAAGGAAATCCAAAGCAGATGGTTGGACTCTGACCTCAGTGAGGGAACGGAACTCTCCCGAAGAACCTTCATCAACAACATCCATAGCATCGAGGAACTGTTTGAGATAAACATCGAATGTGGCAACGGATACCGCTACAACATCGAGTATGGCGACTGCTTCGAGGAAGGAAGTACCCGAAGTTGGATGCTCAATGCCTTCTCCCTCCATGCCATGGTTGGCAACAGCCGCAAGCTCAAGGAACGGGTCCTTCTGGAGGATATGCCTTCTGGCAGAAACTTTCTGGAAGACATCATCAAGGCCATGCGTGACAACCATGTCATTTTCATCTCTTACTATAGTTACAATTCCGAGAAGTATTATGAGTTTGACATCCATCCTTATTTCGTGAAGGCTTTCAAGAAACGCTGGTATGTGGTTGCCTATAGCCCTGGTACGAACGATATCCGTTGTTATGCCCTTGACCGTATGGAAAATGTCATCATCTCAGACAAAGTTTTCAAGATGCCAAAGAAGTTGGAACCGGCCGAATATTTCAAGGATTGCTTCGGAATCATCAATAACGAGGATTCCGAAGTTCAGAAGGTGGTGCTCAAGGTAGATGCCTTCCAGAGCAACTACATACGTAATCTTCCTCTCCATGAGTCTCAAAAGGAAATGAAGCGTACCGATGAATACTCCATCTTTGAGTATCACCTGAAACCAGAGTTTGATTTCGAACAGGAGATTTTCTCCAACATGGACACCATGGAAGTACTGGAACCACAATGGCTAAGGGAAGAGGTGAGTGAAAGGTTGAGAAACCTTGCTAAGAAATACAAGATCTGGCCTTCTTCTTAA
- a CDS encoding TonB-dependent receptor, translating into MKHILLLMMLFEVSLMGKAQSMSGKVVDKDSHEAIIGAVVYVGSSQKVAAITDINGRFSIDAANAGKSLKITYIGYKNYLGKLNQALYEMEPEIKSVGEVVVTAQESKSLSSASVIEKHAMEHLQPSSFTDILELLPGGRSKDPDLSSPNTIRIREAGSPSGYTTTSLGTSFVVDGAPISTNANMQYVAGSWDAATTSRENMNAGVDMRSISTDDIEKVEVVRGIPSVEYGDLTSGLVKIERRRGGNDWNARLKADMGSKLFYLAKGLEWTPQQMTLNLSVDYLDAKADPRNRLENYRRLTFSARFGKTWLTDFYRWKISSNLDYTGSFDNDKVDPDLNNQAEDSYKSQYNKYAFNSHVSLSPKKRIWFKSLDLTLSASYEYDLIKRTKLVQLTRQTVAATATTQGIHDGVILPYKYVACHDVEGKPLNLYAKVNGKFQVPSLVVSNTLLLGTDWNYDKNKGRGQIYDVTRPLYAGSMSCRPRNLSSIPSNQQWGIYAEEQLTLPFAGHSLELVAGIRGTQMLNLPNNYEMHGKFFWDPRINLGLTFPKFNIGKLPSFIRIAGGIGEHTKMPTLEQLYPDPVYLDLTQLNYYHTNPAYRRINLMTYVIDATNQNLKPARNFKWEVSTDINIGGNRLSVTLFRENMTSGFRLQTAYAPYIYRWYDASGIDADALSAPPSLEGLPFEERKELRGYSYYTNGSQTLKRGVEYTFATRRIEKLFTRLTINGAWFRTIYRNSVVETYRPSAVIGSKQIQYVGYYEHDGGNMNEMLNTNFTLDTDVPKLKLGFSISAQCLWYTLKQSKEVSNYPTSYMDNDGVMHEWKAGDENDAYLRYLIRDYNDSYYLKYRVPFAMNVNFKVTKKLFDEKLNVALFCNKLLDYTPEYENNGVTIRRHVTPYFGLEMNVKI; encoded by the coding sequence ATGAAACATATCCTGTTGCTTATGATGCTTTTTGAGGTGAGTCTGATGGGAAAGGCGCAATCTATGTCTGGCAAAGTTGTGGACAAAGATTCTCATGAAGCGATTATCGGTGCTGTCGTGTATGTGGGTAGTTCTCAGAAAGTGGCAGCTATCACTGATATTAACGGGCGATTTTCCATAGATGCAGCCAATGCAGGTAAATCTCTTAAGATTACTTATATAGGATACAAAAACTATTTAGGTAAGTTAAACCAGGCTCTCTATGAAATGGAACCGGAAATCAAGTCTGTGGGTGAAGTAGTGGTTACAGCTCAGGAGTCCAAGAGTCTGTCTTCTGCTTCTGTTATTGAGAAGCATGCCATGGAGCACCTGCAGCCTTCAAGTTTTACGGACATTCTCGAACTGTTGCCTGGTGGACGTTCCAAAGATCCTGATTTGAGTAGCCCTAATACGATTCGTATTCGGGAAGCCGGAAGTCCTTCAGGATATACTACCACTTCCCTCGGAACGAGTTTTGTAGTAGATGGAGCTCCCATCAGTACCAATGCCAATATGCAATATGTGGCTGGGTCTTGGGATGCAGCAACAACATCCAGAGAAAATATGAATGCCGGAGTGGATATGCGTAGCATCTCTACCGATGATATCGAGAAAGTAGAGGTGGTACGTGGCATTCCATCGGTAGAATATGGAGATTTGACAAGTGGTCTGGTGAAAATAGAACGTAGGAGAGGTGGAAATGACTGGAATGCCCGTTTGAAAGCAGATATGGGAAGCAAACTCTTTTATCTTGCAAAAGGATTGGAATGGACTCCCCAGCAGATGACCCTCAATCTCAGTGTTGATTACCTCGATGCGAAGGCGGATCCAAGAAACCGGCTTGAAAATTACAGGAGACTGACGTTTTCTGCCCGGTTCGGAAAAACTTGGTTGACAGATTTTTACCGTTGGAAGATTTCATCCAATCTCGATTATACCGGTTCTTTTGATAATGATAAAGTTGACCCGGATCTCAATAATCAGGCGGAAGATTCTTATAAATCGCAATATAATAAATATGCATTTAATTCACATGTAAGTCTGTCTCCTAAGAAGCGCATTTGGTTTAAGTCGCTGGATCTGACTTTGTCAGCCTCTTATGAGTATGACCTTATCAAGCGAACCAAACTGGTACAGCTGACCCGCCAGACAGTGGCAGCTACAGCAACTACACAAGGGATTCATGATGGTGTTATCCTTCCCTATAAATATGTGGCTTGTCATGATGTAGAAGGAAAGCCGCTCAATCTTTATGCTAAGGTCAATGGTAAATTCCAGGTTCCTTCTCTTGTGGTTTCCAATACCTTGCTGTTAGGCACCGATTGGAATTACGACAAAAATAAAGGACGGGGGCAGATTTATGATGTAACCCGCCCTCTTTATGCAGGTTCCATGTCATGCCGTCCCCGAAATCTTTCTTCAATACCTTCCAACCAACAGTGGGGAATTTATGCTGAGGAACAGTTGACATTGCCTTTTGCTGGTCATTCTCTTGAACTGGTAGCCGGTATAAGAGGTACGCAGATGTTGAATCTGCCCAATAATTATGAGATGCATGGTAAGTTTTTCTGGGATCCCCGTATCAATCTCGGCTTGACTTTTCCGAAATTCAATATTGGCAAGCTACCATCCTTTATCCGAATAGCAGGTGGAATAGGTGAACATACCAAAATGCCTACTTTGGAACAGCTTTACCCTGATCCTGTATATCTGGACTTAACCCAGCTGAATTATTACCATACGAATCCAGCGTATCGCCGTATCAACCTGATGACGTATGTGATAGATGCAACCAATCAGAATCTGAAGCCAGCACGTAATTTCAAATGGGAGGTGAGTACTGACATCAATATAGGAGGCAATCGATTGTCTGTCACACTCTTTAGGGAGAACATGACTTCAGGCTTCCGTTTGCAGACGGCTTATGCTCCCTATATATATAGGTGGTATGATGCATCGGGAATTGATGCCGATGCACTGTCAGCTCCACCTTCTTTGGAAGGATTACCCTTTGAGGAACGTAAGGAACTGAGGGGCTACAGTTATTACACCAATGGCAGTCAGACTCTCAAACGGGGAGTGGAATACACCTTTGCTACCCGAAGAATAGAAAAACTGTTCACCAGACTCACTATCAACGGAGCATGGTTCCGCACGATTTATCGTAATTCTGTGGTAGAGACTTATCGCCCAAGTGCTGTTATCGGCAGTAAGCAGATACAGTATGTGGGGTATTATGAACATGATGGAGGCAATATGAATGAAATGCTCAATACCAATTTCACGTTAGATACGGATGTCCCCAAGTTGAAGTTGGGCTTCTCAATATCCGCCCAATGCCTGTGGTATACGCTGAAACAGAGTAAAGAGGTGAGTAATTATCCTACCAGCTATATGGATAATGACGGTGTGATGCATGAGTGGAAAGCAGGTGATGAAAATGATGCTTATCTCAGGTATCTGATCAGGGATTATAACGACAGCTATTATCTCAAATACAGAGTACCTTTTGCCATGAATGTCAATTTCAAGGTAACAAAGAAACTCTTTGATGAGAAACTGAATGTAGCTCTGTTCTGCAACAAACTGTTGGATTATACTCCCGAATATGAGAACAATGGAGTAACGATCCGCCGTCATGTAACTCCCTATTTTGGATTAGAAATGAATGTAAAGATATGA
- a CDS encoding DUF6850 family outer membrane beta-barrel protein → MKKRYFILFLCCVSWFTGRSAVTDSARIEHHAMWKNWQKETAWQNPAIHGLSLTLPYSEVYVQMDYLHQSAPFVLQKGTGHFLSEAKAETFLHLSNHSSAWGAASYMTGKQYQVSWNSSSDYDLLNPYILADTLGGDTHCERYGFQGGYAVSKGKFQLGIEAIFRAEHEYRNVDPRMRGIVTDLTLRLGTAYDFGKYQWAAGLEGNVYKQTNDVDFYRELGVIPEFQMTGLGTEYSRFSGDKRTLYYKGVGYGINLDVNPLNETGFYGHAKLWRRQYKRMLADLNSVPLTQLFYHSAEVSLGWKHMGGSRQVALDGNLVFVRRSGDENIIGKSSAQYYPIIGKLTMYKNYLIDTYLRGLYGWGSGSGTWCLNGKIGYWSNRERYVYPERKMEAAKIYGRLGGQWMRSLSRTVALTVNMAAAYYGNVSSGIVMPYANMKASFQDMINHQYQFEKAGYGMLSAKIRSDYRLSGSQIGLFAELGGDWITCSENGHQHHLHLALGITF, encoded by the coding sequence ATGAAGAAGAGATATTTCATATTATTTCTGTGCTGTGTGTCTTGGTTTACTGGAAGGTCTGCAGTAACAGATTCTGCCAGGATAGAGCATCATGCTATGTGGAAAAACTGGCAGAAGGAGACAGCATGGCAAAATCCCGCCATTCATGGGCTTAGCCTCACGCTGCCTTATTCTGAAGTGTATGTCCAGATGGATTACCTGCATCAATCTGCTCCCTTTGTACTGCAGAAGGGAACAGGGCATTTTCTCTCTGAGGCCAAGGCTGAAACCTTCCTTCACTTGAGCAACCACTCTTCTGCTTGGGGGGCAGCATCTTACATGACGGGAAAGCAATATCAGGTCAGCTGGAATTCTTCTTCTGATTATGATTTGCTGAATCCTTATATTCTGGCGGATACTCTAGGAGGTGACACACATTGTGAACGGTATGGTTTTCAGGGCGGATATGCTGTTAGCAAGGGGAAATTCCAACTCGGTATTGAAGCGATTTTCAGAGCAGAACATGAATATCGGAATGTGGACCCGAGAATGCGAGGTATTGTCACAGATCTGACTCTACGCCTTGGTACTGCCTATGATTTCGGTAAATACCAGTGGGCTGCCGGTCTAGAAGGGAATGTATACAAGCAGACCAATGATGTGGATTTCTATCGGGAACTGGGTGTTATACCTGAGTTTCAAATGACAGGATTGGGAACAGAATACAGTCGTTTCTCCGGAGATAAACGCACCTTGTATTATAAAGGTGTAGGATATGGAATAAATCTGGATGTCAATCCGTTGAACGAAACTGGTTTTTATGGTCATGCCAAGCTTTGGAGACGGCAATATAAACGTATGCTTGCCGATTTGAATTCCGTACCCTTAACCCAGTTGTTTTATCATTCTGCAGAAGTCTCCTTGGGATGGAAGCACATGGGAGGGAGCCGTCAGGTAGCCTTAGATGGAAACCTTGTTTTTGTCAGACGTAGTGGTGATGAAAACATCATTGGCAAGTCCTCTGCCCAATATTATCCTATTATCGGTAAACTTACGATGTATAAGAATTATCTTATAGATACCTATCTCAGAGGACTTTACGGATGGGGGAGTGGCTCTGGTACATGGTGCTTGAATGGAAAGATCGGATATTGGAGCAATCGTGAGCGATATGTCTATCCTGAACGCAAAATGGAGGCTGCTAAGATCTATGGGAGATTGGGTGGACAGTGGATGCGCAGTCTCTCCCGAACTGTGGCCCTTACTGTGAACATGGCGGCAGCCTATTATGGTAATGTCAGTTCTGGTATCGTCATGCCTTATGCCAATATGAAGGCTTCGTTCCAGGACATGATCAATCATCAGTACCAGTTTGAAAAAGCAGGCTATGGAATGCTCTCTGCTAAGATACGTAGTGATTATCGGCTATCAGGCTCACAGATCGGCTTGTTTGCCGAATTAGGTGGAGATTGGATAACTTGTTCTGAAAACGGACACCAGCACCATCTGCATTTGGCTCTTGGTATCACATTCTAA